In the Micromonospora narathiwatensis genome, one interval contains:
- a CDS encoding MFS transporter, whose product MTAADTREATLPRLALVGIFGGLFAGYVGLTAVIPVLPAFLRERHHSGDLVVGLVVTVTAVTALLVRPVAGSLADRYGHRAVMLVGALVVATGGLLYLAPLGVPALVTVRLLLGTGEAALFTAGAVWTVHLAPHHRRGQLIGLYGVSMWGGISAGTFLGATVGQFGYPAVWALAAAAPLLAAALVALVPAPARTVPPSRGGGLLLRPALAPGVALAFGAAGYAGLAAFVVLHLDARGIGSGVLVLSCFSAVYAGTRLVIGHLPDRLGPRRVAAWCGVGEAFGLLVIAVAPNLPIAVAGSIVMGIGFSLLHPSLALMVMNRADPARQGAAIGAYTSFWDLGLAVWGPVTGLVAAGLGYPAVFAAGAACAAVAAVMALRIGRLEPHAAAERSEVVA is encoded by the coding sequence GTGACCGCCGCGGACACCCGCGAGGCCACCCTGCCCCGGCTGGCGCTGGTCGGCATCTTCGGCGGCCTCTTCGCCGGCTACGTCGGCCTCACCGCGGTGATCCCCGTGCTCCCCGCCTTCCTGCGCGAACGCCACCACAGCGGGGACCTCGTCGTCGGGCTGGTGGTCACCGTGACCGCGGTGACCGCGCTGCTCGTCCGCCCGGTCGCCGGTTCCCTCGCCGACCGGTACGGCCACCGCGCGGTCATGCTGGTCGGCGCGCTCGTGGTGGCCACCGGCGGCCTGCTCTACCTGGCCCCTCTGGGCGTGCCCGCGCTGGTGACGGTCCGGCTGCTGCTCGGCACCGGCGAGGCCGCGCTGTTCACCGCCGGAGCGGTGTGGACCGTCCACCTCGCGCCCCACCACCGGCGCGGCCAACTCATCGGCCTGTACGGGGTCAGCATGTGGGGCGGGATCTCCGCCGGCACCTTCCTCGGCGCCACCGTCGGGCAGTTCGGCTACCCGGCGGTGTGGGCGCTCGCCGCAGCCGCGCCGCTGCTCGCCGCCGCCCTGGTCGCTCTCGTACCGGCGCCGGCCCGGACCGTGCCCCCGTCCCGGGGCGGCGGGCTGCTGCTGCGGCCCGCGCTGGCACCCGGCGTCGCGCTCGCCTTCGGTGCCGCCGGGTACGCCGGCCTTGCCGCGTTCGTCGTGCTGCACCTGGACGCCCGGGGCATCGGATCCGGCGTGCTGGTGCTGAGCTGCTTCAGCGCCGTCTACGCCGGCACCCGCCTGGTCATCGGCCACCTGCCCGACCGGCTCGGCCCCCGGCGGGTGGCCGCCTGGTGCGGCGTCGGCGAGGCGTTCGGCCTGCTGGTCATCGCCGTCGCGCCGAACCTCCCGATCGCCGTGGCCGGCAGCATCGTCATGGGGATCGGGTTCTCCCTGCTGCACCCGTCGCTGGCGCTGATGGTGATGAACCGCGCCGACCCGGCCCGGCAGGGCGCGGCCATCGGGGCGTACACCTCGTTCTGGGATCTCGGCCTGGCGGTGTGGGGGCCGGTCACCGGCCTGGTCGCCGCCGGCCTCGGCTACCCGGCGGTCTTCGCCGCCGGCGCGGCCTGCGCGGCCGTGGCGGCGGTGATGGCGCTGCGCATCGGCCGGTTGGAGCCTCACGCGGCCGCCGAGCGTAGCGAGGTGGTCGCATGA
- a CDS encoding DegT/DnrJ/EryC1/StrS family aminotransferase: MNGNNEAPAPTRPMPVSHGADLDRQLALHGGVPVRRAPWPTYDKGAVFIHPDDEQAAFRAVRSHLYFRYDHRPQNETECGRFEDELCRYFGTRHALAVSSGTAALALSVMGAGVPAGSLVACPGFTFVATPSAIVMAGCRPFLIEVDDDLRMDLDDLRRRWHPDIRGIVAVHMRGFAADVEALAAFAAEMRVPLIEDAVPALGAELNGRKLGTFGTAGAFSTQSDKALNCGEGGFLVTDDSTLFARAVALSGAYEGRLRRHFAGAEPPLSGLDLPLLSLRMDEIRAALLRAELTRLPQRLALFHRNYAHVATALADLPGIAIRRPVAPGAYLGEAFVFRVPDGDAGWFARALRAEGFDARNIGADDDLNVRAFWNWRFLYHTADPGEIRAMLPRTARLLTETVDVPLSSNLTLDDCDDLIRAVRKVAAGHGVALARP, translated from the coding sequence GTGAACGGGAACAACGAAGCTCCCGCGCCGACCCGGCCAATGCCGGTGTCACACGGCGCTGATCTGGACAGACAGCTCGCCCTCCACGGGGGCGTACCGGTCCGCCGCGCGCCCTGGCCCACCTACGACAAGGGCGCGGTCTTCATACACCCCGACGACGAGCAGGCCGCTTTCCGAGCTGTCCGAAGTCACCTCTACTTCCGTTACGACCACCGTCCGCAGAACGAAACCGAATGCGGCCGGTTCGAGGACGAGTTGTGCCGCTATTTCGGCACCCGGCATGCCCTCGCCGTCTCCAGCGGCACCGCCGCCCTGGCGCTGTCCGTCATGGGCGCCGGGGTCCCGGCCGGATCATTGGTCGCTTGCCCGGGATTCACTTTCGTCGCCACCCCCAGCGCCATTGTCATGGCCGGCTGCCGACCATTTCTGATCGAGGTCGACGACGACCTGCGGATGGACCTGGACGACCTGCGCCGCCGGTGGCATCCCGACATCCGGGGCATCGTGGCGGTGCACATGCGCGGGTTCGCCGCCGACGTCGAGGCCCTCGCGGCGTTCGCCGCCGAGATGCGGGTACCGCTGATCGAGGACGCCGTACCCGCCCTCGGCGCGGAACTCAACGGCCGCAAGCTGGGCACCTTCGGCACCGCCGGGGCGTTCAGCACCCAGTCCGACAAGGCGCTCAACTGCGGCGAGGGCGGCTTCCTGGTCACCGACGACAGCACCCTGTTCGCCCGGGCGGTCGCCCTGTCCGGGGCGTACGAGGGCCGGCTGCGCCGGCACTTCGCCGGCGCCGAACCGCCGCTCAGCGGCCTCGACCTGCCCCTGCTCAGCCTGCGCATGGACGAGATCCGCGCCGCCCTGCTGCGCGCCGAACTGACCCGGCTGCCCCAGCGGCTGGCCCTGTTCCACCGCAACTACGCCCACGTCGCCACCGCCCTGGCCGACCTGCCCGGCATCGCGATCCGCCGGCCGGTCGCGCCCGGGGCGTACCTCGGGGAGGCGTTCGTGTTCCGGGTGCCCGACGGCGACGCCGGCTGGTTCGCCCGCGCGCTGCGGGCCGAGGGCTTCGACGCCCGCAACATCGGCGCCGACGACGACCTCAACGTCCGGGCCTTCTGGAACTGGCGGTTCCTCTACCACACGGCCGACCCCGGGGAGATCCGGGCCATGCTGCCGCGCACCGCGCGGCTGCTGACCGAGACCGTCGACGTGCCGCTGTCGTCCAACCTCACCCTCGACGACTGCGACGACCTGATCCGGGCGGTACGCAAGGTCGCCGCCGGCCACGGCGTCGCGCTGGCCCGGCCGTGA
- a CDS encoding ATP/GTP-binding protein produces MPDTPPQTSAKIVIAGGFGVGKTTCVRSVSEIPPINAEAWTTAAGETADRLDERTTTLALDVGRLTIGPDLVLYLFGAPGQPRLDPIRDDLCRGAIGTLVLADARDLAASFPAVNYFTRDSEVPFAVCVNRFDGVAHHPLDEVRAALALPVGVPLTACDARDPSSVARALATAVEHTMSRTARPSPGARVARRVRAARDVRFRSA; encoded by the coding sequence TTGCCTGACACCCCGCCGCAGACCTCGGCGAAGATCGTCATCGCGGGTGGCTTCGGTGTCGGCAAGACCACCTGCGTACGGTCCGTCTCGGAGATCCCTCCGATCAACGCCGAGGCGTGGACGACCGCAGCCGGCGAGACCGCCGACCGGTTGGACGAGAGGACCACCACCCTTGCGCTGGACGTCGGACGGCTGACCATCGGCCCCGACCTCGTGCTGTACCTGTTCGGCGCGCCCGGCCAGCCCCGGCTCGACCCGATCCGGGACGACCTGTGCCGGGGCGCCATCGGCACGCTGGTACTCGCGGACGCCCGCGATTTGGCCGCCTCGTTCCCGGCGGTCAACTACTTCACGCGGGACAGCGAGGTGCCGTTCGCGGTCTGCGTGAACCGCTTCGACGGGGTGGCGCACCACCCGCTCGACGAGGTCCGCGCGGCGCTCGCGCTGCCCGTCGGCGTACCCCTGACCGCCTGCGACGCCCGGGACCCGTCGTCGGTGGCCCGGGCGTTGGCGACGGCGGTGGAGCACACCATGTCCCGCACCGCCCGACCCAGCCCGGGCGCACGGGTCGCGCGGCGCGTCCGGGCCGCCCGCGACGTCCGTTTCCGGTCTGCGTAA
- a CDS encoding DUF742 domain-containing protein, which translates to MTYWKVRPYVLTTGRTRTRAPLLVHTLVSVPYYDAVFASGLLPEARTLYEQARGAARSVAELSAVCRMSLGVTRVVVDDLASTDRLLIHADHHNVDFRLLERLRDGLRELA; encoded by the coding sequence ATGACCTACTGGAAGGTACGGCCGTACGTGCTGACCACCGGCCGGACCCGCACCCGGGCGCCGCTGCTGGTGCACACCCTGGTCTCGGTGCCGTACTACGACGCCGTCTTCGCCTCGGGTCTGCTCCCCGAGGCCAGGACGCTGTACGAGCAGGCCCGCGGGGCGGCGCGCTCGGTGGCCGAACTCTCCGCGGTCTGCCGGATGTCCCTGGGGGTGACCCGGGTGGTCGTGGACGACCTCGCCTCCACCGACCGGCTGCTGATCCACGCCGACCACCACAATGTCGACTTCCGCCTTCTGGAGAGACTGCGCGATGGCCTCCGCGAGCTTGCCTGA